The segment AACGGCGCAACTCTTTGGGTTGTAAAATTTTTAATTTTTAATTTTTAATTTTTAATTTCTTAAGGAGAAAATGGTTTAATGCCAACAATTAACCAGTTAATTCGTAGCGGCCGTACCAGCAAAACCAGCAAAAGTAAATCGCTGGCCTTGCAAGAGTGTCCGCAAAAAAGAGGCGTTTGTGTGCGTGTGCTTACGCAAACCCCGCGTAAACCTAACTCGGCGCTGCGTAAGGTAGCTAGAGTAAGGTTAAGTAATGGTATCGAAATTTGGG is part of the Spirochaetaceae bacterium genome and harbors:
- the rpsL gene encoding 30S ribosomal protein S12, which gives rise to MPTINQLIRSGRTSKTSKSKSLALQECPQKRGVCVRVLTQTPRKPNSALRKVARVRLSNGIEIWAYIPGIGHNLQEHSVVLVRGGKVKDLPGVRYHIVRGAKDTLGVVDRKRSRSKYGSKKPKT